A genomic segment from Dechloromonas denitrificans encodes:
- a CDS encoding NRDE family protein — protein MCLIVLGWQAHVEFPLLVAANRDEFYARPTAFAARWPDTPQVIGGLDLEAGGTWLGVTESGRFAAVTNVREPGASKGQRSRGELTRSFLQSDISAKHYIAQLDMSEFSGFNLFVSDGHSLYYCSNRHTQAQRLLPGIYGVSNHLLDTPWPKLVKARQAFADALPGLPDETPFFDLLADREQVDDARLPNTGVPQAWERLLSSIFVQSENYGTRASIVLQQKIDGSLRLSERSFGPNGQVLQSSVISTSV, from the coding sequence ATGTGCCTGATTGTTCTGGGCTGGCAGGCGCATGTCGAGTTTCCGCTACTCGTCGCGGCCAATCGCGACGAGTTTTATGCCCGGCCAACCGCCTTTGCGGCACGTTGGCCGGATACGCCGCAGGTGATTGGCGGCCTGGATCTTGAGGCAGGCGGTACCTGGCTGGGCGTGACTGAGTCCGGGCGTTTTGCGGCCGTGACCAATGTGCGCGAGCCGGGTGCGAGCAAGGGGCAACGTTCGAGAGGCGAACTGACGCGTTCATTTCTGCAGTCCGATATTTCGGCCAAGCACTATATTGCCCAACTCGACATGAGCGAGTTTTCAGGCTTCAACCTCTTCGTCTCGGATGGCCATAGCCTGTATTACTGCTCGAACCGCCATACCCAGGCGCAACGGTTGCTACCGGGAATCTACGGGGTTTCCAACCATTTGCTCGACACCCCGTGGCCGAAGTTGGTCAAGGCACGCCAGGCATTTGCCGATGCCTTGCCCGGCTTGCCAGACGAAACCCCGTTTTTTGATTTGTTGGCCGATCGGGAACAGGTCGATGATGCACGTCTGCCGAATACGGGGGTACCGCAGGCCTGGGAGCGCCTGCTCTCATCGATATTCGTACAATCAGAAAATTATGGAACGCGGGCGTCGATCGTGCTTCAGCAAAAAATCGATGGTTCCTTACGCTTGAGTGAGCGCAGTTTCGGCCCCAACGGGCAGGTGCTTCAGTCTTCTGTTATTTCGACCAGCGTGTAG
- a CDS encoding YgfZ/GcvT domain-containing protein, with product MNPTWRSFLETAAGVFDTESSPILLNFGDAAGELQAADGQTILVPLTHLGLLDVSGEDAKSFLHSQFTSDINHLGAGQVQHSGWCTAKGRMQASFLAWRDGERYQLAISADLQEAAQKRLQMFILRSKVKLASLTDSTILLGLAGPLAAGLLADAALPCPDAAMTSLQADGVTVVRLDTQRFLLAVPESAAAVLWAKLSVKARPAGIPAWRWLDIQAGYPLVTLATKEEFVPQMADFEKIGGVSFHKGCYPGQEIVARTQYLGKVKRHLYRLSSPVALSAGDVLHSPDNPDQSCGMVMTAAPSPTGGYEGLGVVQSNYAGNVRLGALTGPEVKAVAVNP from the coding sequence ATGAACCCCACCTGGCGCAGCTTTCTGGAAACCGCCGCAGGCGTTTTCGACACTGAGTCCTCCCCTATTCTCCTGAACTTTGGCGATGCCGCCGGAGAGCTTCAGGCCGCAGACGGACAAACCATTCTTGTTCCGCTCACCCATCTTGGGCTGCTCGATGTTTCCGGTGAGGATGCCAAGTCCTTCCTGCACAGCCAGTTCACGAGCGACATCAACCATCTCGGTGCGGGCCAGGTTCAGCACAGCGGTTGGTGTACGGCCAAAGGCCGCATGCAGGCAAGCTTTCTGGCCTGGCGCGATGGAGAACGTTATCAATTGGCCATTTCAGCCGATTTGCAGGAAGCCGCGCAAAAGCGCCTGCAGATGTTCATTCTTCGTTCCAAGGTTAAATTGGCTTCGTTGACCGACAGCACGATTTTGCTTGGCCTGGCCGGCCCTCTTGCTGCCGGGCTACTGGCTGATGCCGCGCTGCCCTGCCCGGATGCAGCCATGACCAGCTTGCAGGCCGACGGTGTCACGGTCGTTCGCCTCGATACCCAGCGTTTCCTTTTGGCAGTCCCCGAATCAGCCGCGGCTGTGCTGTGGGCAAAACTCTCGGTCAAAGCTCGCCCGGCAGGCATTCCAGCCTGGCGCTGGCTGGATATCCAGGCGGGCTATCCGCTCGTCACCTTGGCCACCAAGGAAGAATTTGTTCCTCAAATGGCCGATTTCGAAAAAATCGGCGGAGTCAGTTTTCACAAAGGCTGTTACCCAGGGCAGGAGATCGTTGCCCGGACCCAATATCTGGGCAAGGTCAAGCGCCATCTGTATCGCCTGAGCAGCCCGGTTGCCTTGAGCGCGGGCGATGTGCTGCACTCGCCGGATAATCCCGACCAGTCCTGCGGCATGGTGATGACTGCAGCCCCTTCTCCGACGGGTGGTTACGAGGGGCTGGGCGTTGTGCAATCGAATTACGCCGGTAATGTTCGCCTGGGGGCCCTGACGGGGCCTGAGGTGAAGGCTGTCGCGGTCAACCCGTAA
- the mltG gene encoding endolytic transglycosylase MltG has translation MLLLLLLGTLTGAGWWWSNQALSLRSSPLDFRITPGSSLRSAIAQMQEAGVSVEPTLLALLARINKQETGIKAGSYSISQGITPTQLLGKLTRGEVTQGELTLVEGWTFKQWRARLDKHPDLDHQTRGLTENQIIERLGLAVTQLEGRLFPDTYLFDKQSSDLELIARAARAMQRKLDSEWAGRTSGLPYKNTDEALVMASIVEKETGREADRSLVAAVFVNRLRKGMLLQTDPTVIYGIGEAFDGNLRKHDLQTDTPYNTYTRAGLPPSPIAMPGLASLHAALHPAASEAVYFVARGDGSSEFSRTLDEHNRAVNKYQRGGK, from the coding sequence TTGCTGCTTTTACTGCTGCTGGGCACCCTGACCGGGGCTGGCTGGTGGTGGTCAAACCAAGCACTGAGCCTGCGCTCATCACCGCTCGATTTCCGTATTACCCCCGGTAGCAGCCTGCGCTCGGCAATCGCTCAGATGCAGGAAGCCGGAGTCAGCGTCGAACCAACGCTGCTCGCCCTGCTGGCCCGGATCAACAAGCAGGAAACCGGTATCAAGGCTGGCAGCTACTCGATCAGCCAAGGCATAACGCCGACGCAATTACTCGGCAAACTGACACGCGGTGAGGTAACACAAGGCGAACTGACATTGGTTGAGGGTTGGACCTTCAAGCAGTGGCGCGCCCGCCTCGATAAACACCCGGATCTCGACCACCAGACGCGTGGCCTGACAGAGAATCAGATCATTGAGCGCCTTGGTTTGGCTGTCACTCAACTCGAAGGCCGGCTGTTTCCCGACACTTATTTGTTCGACAAGCAATCCAGCGATCTGGAACTGATCGCCCGGGCAGCCCGGGCAATGCAGCGCAAGCTCGATAGCGAATGGGCTGGGCGGACCTCAGGATTGCCTTACAAAAATACCGACGAGGCACTCGTCATGGCCTCTATCGTTGAAAAGGAAACAGGCCGGGAAGCAGATCGCTCACTGGTTGCTGCGGTATTCGTCAATCGCCTGCGCAAGGGGATGTTGCTGCAAACAGACCCGACCGTCATCTACGGCATCGGCGAAGCGTTTGATGGCAATCTGCGCAAGCACGATCTGCAAACGGATACGCCGTACAATACCTACACGCGCGCCGGCTTGCCGCCTTCACCCATAGCCATGCCAGGCCTTGCGTCACTGCATGCCGCACTGCATCCGGCGGCAAGCGAGGCTGTTTACTTTGTTGCTCGCGGCGATGGCAGCAGCGAATTTTCACGCACGCTCGACGAACATAATCGGGCCGTCAATAAATATCAGAGAGGTGGGAAGTGA
- the tmk gene encoding dTMP kinase, translating to MKGKFITFEGIDGAGKSSHVEWLADWLRTQGKTVHVTREPGGTELGEKLRTLLLNDPMHLETETLLMFAARREHLARLIEPALARGEWVVCDRFSDATYAYQGGGRGLDRAKFLALEHWVHEHVQPDLTLLFDLPLDVARERIARASRVLDRFEQERADFHERVRQAYLERASTNPLRIRTIDASHSLEDIKVKIEKTVLEACL from the coding sequence GTGAAAGGTAAATTCATCACTTTCGAAGGCATCGACGGTGCCGGCAAAAGCAGTCACGTTGAATGGCTGGCCGACTGGCTTCGCACCCAAGGGAAAACGGTTCATGTTACCCGCGAGCCCGGCGGTACCGAACTCGGGGAAAAGCTGCGCACATTGCTGCTCAACGATCCAATGCACCTCGAAACAGAAACGCTATTGATGTTCGCCGCACGTCGCGAGCACCTCGCACGCCTGATCGAACCTGCACTCGCGCGCGGCGAGTGGGTTGTCTGCGACCGGTTCAGCGATGCCACGTATGCCTACCAGGGGGGCGGCAGAGGACTTGATCGCGCCAAATTCCTGGCGCTGGAGCACTGGGTTCACGAACATGTGCAACCTGACCTGACCTTGCTGTTCGACCTGCCACTCGATGTTGCACGTGAACGCATTGCACGGGCAAGTCGGGTACTCGATCGTTTCGAGCAGGAGCGCGCCGATTTTCACGAACGAGTCCGCCAGGCCTATCTTGAGAGGGCCAGCACAAACCCGCTCAGGATTCGCACCATTGACGCCAGCCACAGCCTTGAAGATATTAAAGTAAAAATTGAAAAAACAGTCCTAGAAGCCTGTTTATGA
- the holB gene encoding DNA polymerase III subunit delta', with translation MNILKLHEQVWSDLQGRRQKLPHALLLVGQKGIGKFELAKLFAASLLCEQPQHTGIPCGTCLACNWYSQGNHPDFRLLQPEALSADLEAEEGKKKPSQQITIDQVRGLDDFLIVGTHRAGLRIVVVNPTEAMNRNTANALLKTLEEPAPNTLFLLVSSEPLRLLPTIRSRCQTMPVALPSSKVAAQVLADDGIPDAARWLALAGGSPSLAIELATSGQGAWLELLVKRLSAGRHADPLAMAAELEKAVKDSKGKLLLKTVVEALQKWLIDLNLAKNGMPTRYFLPQQATMTGLADMIPAVRLLHCYRHMISRRQEAEQPLNARLFLEGIFLDYRALFAN, from the coding sequence ATGAACATATTAAAACTTCACGAACAAGTCTGGAGCGATCTTCAGGGCAGGCGTCAAAAGCTTCCGCATGCACTACTCCTTGTTGGCCAAAAAGGGATCGGCAAGTTTGAGCTCGCCAAGCTGTTTGCCGCCAGCCTGCTTTGCGAACAACCGCAGCACACAGGTATTCCGTGCGGCACTTGCCTCGCATGCAACTGGTACAGCCAAGGCAACCATCCTGATTTTCGCCTGCTGCAACCCGAAGCGCTCTCGGCCGACCTGGAAGCGGAAGAGGGCAAAAAGAAACCCAGCCAGCAGATCACCATCGACCAGGTTCGAGGTCTTGATGACTTCCTGATTGTCGGTACCCATCGAGCTGGATTGCGTATTGTCGTGGTCAACCCGACAGAAGCAATGAATCGAAACACCGCAAACGCACTTCTCAAAACACTCGAAGAACCTGCGCCAAATACATTGTTTTTATTGGTTTCAAGCGAACCACTTCGCTTGCTACCAACAATCCGGAGCCGATGCCAGACAATGCCGGTCGCCCTTCCGTCAAGCAAGGTTGCAGCACAAGTACTGGCTGACGATGGCATTCCCGATGCAGCACGCTGGCTGGCCCTGGCCGGAGGCTCACCCAGCCTGGCAATTGAACTCGCAACATCAGGGCAAGGCGCATGGCTGGAACTGTTGGTCAAACGACTGTCCGCAGGTCGCCATGCTGATCCGCTGGCCATGGCGGCCGAACTGGAAAAAGCAGTCAAGGACAGCAAGGGCAAGCTGTTGCTCAAAACCGTAGTTGAAGCACTGCAAAAGTGGCTGATCGATTTGAACCTGGCCAAAAACGGCATGCCGACTCGATATTTTCTACCTCAGCAGGCCACAATGACCGGCTTGGCTGATATGATTCCTGCTGTACGTTTATTACATTGTTACCGCCACATGATTTCACGCCGCCAGGAAGCCGAACAGCCGCTGAACGCGCGTCTTTTTCTGGAAGGTATCTTTCTTGACTATCGAGCCCTGTTTGCCAATTGA
- a CDS encoding PilZ domain-containing protein, translated as MSEVKSAPQRPSVLSLNINSKSALYAAYMPHLRCGGIFIPTTRGYNIGDEVFMLLSLMDDPAKLPIAGTVIWITPAGAQNGRAQGIGVHFNNDESGQEARRKIEGLLGGVMQSARPTHTL; from the coding sequence ATGAGTGAAGTTAAATCCGCTCCGCAACGTCCGAGCGTTCTCTCGCTGAACATCAACTCGAAGTCTGCGCTCTACGCTGCCTACATGCCCCATTTGCGCTGCGGCGGGATTTTCATTCCGACAACGCGCGGTTACAACATTGGTGACGAAGTTTTCATGCTTCTTTCACTGATGGACGATCCGGCCAAACTGCCGATCGCCGGTACCGTCATCTGGATCACACCGGCGGGCGCCCAAAATGGGCGAGCACAGGGTATCGGCGTGCACTTCAACAATGACGAAAGCGGCCAGGAAGCTCGTCGCAAAATTGAAGGCCTGCTCGGCGGCGTCATGCAGTCTGCCCGCCCGACGCACACGCTGTAA
- a CDS encoding TatD family hydrolase, producing the protein MLVDSHCHLDFPDLASQVSDILQRMQENSVGCAVCIGVNLEDFPKVLALAEAHHQLYATVGVHPEYTDVEEPTEAGLLKLAAHPKVIGIGETGLDYYWQKDKPEWQRERFRTHIRAAKTCGKPLIIHTRESAADTLRLMREEGADTVGGVMHCFTENRDIARDALDLGFYLSFSGIVTFKNASIVKEVAQKCPLDRILVETDSPYLAPAPYRGKQNQPAYVRHVAEEIARLRSISSEAVTEATSNNFFTLFKHASRPWES; encoded by the coding sequence ATGCTGGTCGACTCCCACTGTCATCTCGATTTCCCCGACCTGGCCAGCCAAGTGTCGGACATCCTGCAGCGCATGCAGGAAAATTCTGTCGGTTGCGCGGTCTGCATTGGCGTCAATCTTGAGGATTTTCCAAAGGTTCTCGCCCTGGCGGAAGCGCATCATCAGTTGTATGCCACGGTTGGCGTCCATCCGGAATACACGGATGTCGAAGAACCCACCGAAGCAGGATTGCTCAAGCTGGCGGCACACCCAAAAGTGATCGGAATCGGTGAAACGGGGCTGGATTACTACTGGCAAAAAGACAAACCGGAATGGCAGCGCGAACGTTTCCGTACGCACATCAGGGCTGCGAAGACCTGCGGCAAACCCCTGATCATCCATACCCGTGAGTCCGCCGCTGACACGCTGCGCCTGATGCGGGAGGAGGGGGCCGACACGGTCGGCGGGGTCATGCACTGCTTTACCGAAAACAGGGATATCGCCCGCGACGCGCTGGATCTCGGCTTTTATCTTTCATTTTCCGGAATCGTCACCTTCAAGAATGCTAGCATCGTCAAGGAAGTGGCTCAAAAATGCCCCCTTGACCGCATTCTGGTCGAAACCGATTCGCCTTATTTGGCGCCGGCTCCTTATCGTGGCAAGCAAAATCAGCCCGCCTACGTTCGCCACGTGGCAGAAGAAATAGCCCGCTTGCGTTCCATTTCTTCCGAAGCCGTCACCGAAGCAACCAGCAACAATTTCTTTACGCTGTTCAAACATGCCAGCCGGCCGTGGGAATCATGA
- a CDS encoding ankyrin repeat domain-containing protein, with protein MKKRLLTVVFAACFPLIASAGTYDDLISSAKLGDTRDIAALVNKGASVDTTDIDGNTLLMLAARDGHNELVDFLIKQRAKVNARNAAGDTALRLAAFRGHLKAAELLIAGGANVNMPGWTPLAYAAFNGQTEVARLLIKSGANINAASENGTTPLIAAARGGHIEIVKLLLANNAEPNKTVESGETAIDFALKTQNTDIAELLRGVGGHSGRSVTIQVK; from the coding sequence ATGAAAAAACGACTGTTGACCGTAGTATTTGCCGCTTGTTTTCCACTCATCGCCAGTGCCGGCACCTATGATGACCTGATCAGTTCAGCCAAGCTGGGCGACACCAGGGATATCGCCGCACTCGTCAACAAAGGCGCTTCGGTAGACACCACGGATATCGACGGGAACACGCTGCTCATGCTTGCCGCCCGGGATGGCCATAACGAATTGGTCGATTTTCTGATCAAGCAACGCGCCAAGGTCAATGCACGCAATGCTGCCGGTGATACCGCATTGCGCCTGGCAGCCTTTCGCGGACACCTGAAAGCGGCAGAGTTGCTGATTGCCGGCGGCGCGAACGTTAATATGCCGGGCTGGACACCGCTAGCCTACGCAGCTTTCAACGGCCAAACCGAGGTTGCCCGCCTGCTCATCAAGTCCGGCGCCAACATCAATGCCGCCAGCGAAAACGGGACGACGCCGTTGATTGCCGCTGCACGTGGCGGGCATATTGAAATCGTCAAACTCCTCCTGGCCAACAATGCCGAACCCAACAAAACCGTTGAGTCAGGGGAAACGGCGATCGATTTCGCGCTGAAAACCCAAAATACGGATATCGCCGAACTGCTGAGAGGAGTAGGGGGGCACTCCGGGCGCAGCGTGACGATCCAGGTTAAATAA
- a CDS encoding RNase H family protein: protein MSRRKPKKKIRVIYQSAGPLPQRIAHLYVGQLLVFTDASHQRHGGLAAVLFSSPEAEPIIETRTVPALGSNTLELHAVLFGLLQAETHFPGSRLTVFSDNLDAVNVLKQAKTNGVQSLHALPAEFSLSIIEMVLSRAEFRWVKGHSYCRGNTLADLHAGKAAC from the coding sequence ATGTCGCGCAGAAAACCGAAGAAAAAAATACGCGTCATCTATCAGTCGGCTGGTCCGTTACCGCAGCGTATTGCTCATCTCTACGTTGGACAGCTGCTTGTTTTTACCGATGCCAGTCATCAACGGCACGGCGGTCTGGCTGCCGTCCTGTTCTCCAGCCCGGAGGCTGAGCCGATTATCGAAACTCGTACGGTTCCGGCTCTCGGGAGCAATACTCTGGAGTTGCACGCCGTCCTGTTCGGTCTGCTTCAAGCCGAGACTCATTTTCCCGGAAGTCGGCTGACGGTGTTCAGCGATAACCTTGATGCGGTCAACGTCTTGAAACAAGCAAAAACCAACGGCGTTCAAAGTTTGCACGCGCTGCCTGCCGAGTTTTCTCTGTCGATTATCGAGATGGTGTTGAGTCGTGCGGAGTTCCGCTGGGTCAAAGGTCATTCGTATTGCCGAGGCAATACGCTCGCTGATCTGCACGCAGGAAAAGCCGCATGCTGA
- a CDS encoding rhodanese-like domain-containing protein, with amino-acid sequence MKRTLCILSLACLATLSHAQEWKQGASDWANLPTVKQSRQGLYLTPQQAYEMVQKEGKNTLFLDIRTRAEAMYVGMPSAVDALVPYVEHQEIMGEWDDKRNIYVLEPNVDFPKEVERRLTDKGLNKQSRIILICRSGDRSAKASDLLAMSGFSSVYSIAEGFEGDMGKEGPSANRRTVNGWKNANLPWSYKLDKTKMYFPK; translated from the coding sequence ATGAAACGTACGCTTTGTATTCTTTCGCTGGCTTGTCTGGCCACACTTTCCCACGCTCAGGAATGGAAGCAGGGTGCAAGCGACTGGGCCAATCTGCCGACCGTCAAACAATCCCGCCAGGGGCTTTACCTGACGCCGCAGCAAGCTTATGAAATGGTTCAGAAAGAAGGGAAAAACACGCTTTTTCTCGATATCCGCACACGAGCAGAAGCCATGTATGTCGGTATGCCGAGCGCCGTTGATGCCTTGGTTCCTTACGTTGAGCACCAGGAAATCATGGGTGAATGGGATGACAAACGGAATATTTACGTGCTCGAACCGAATGTCGATTTTCCTAAAGAGGTTGAACGTCGTCTGACAGATAAAGGACTCAACAAACAATCGCGCATCATTCTGATCTGCCGTTCCGGCGATCGGAGTGCCAAAGCGTCTGACTTGTTGGCGATGAGCGGCTTCTCGTCGGTTTACAGCATTGCCGAAGGATTTGAGGGCGACATGGGCAAAGAAGGCCCATCCGCCAACCGCCGTACGGTCAACGGCTGGAAGAACGCCAATCTGCCGTGGTCCTACAAGCTCGATAAGACAAAAATGTACTTTCCGAAATAG
- the soxB gene encoding thiosulfohydrolase SoxB — protein MSMNRREFLQVMAVAAAGGMSLHSDFVLAEKGAAKLYDLPKFGNVSLLHITDCHAQLLPIYFREPNVNLGFGDQFGKVPHLVGDHLLKHFGFKPNSIEAHAYTYLNFEKAAQTYGKVGGFAHLATLVKRMKATRPGALLLDGGDTWQGSGTALWSNAQDMVDACKALGVNVMTLHWESTYGEERVKEIEEKDFAGQIDIVAQNVKTTDFGDPVFKPFVMKNMNGVPVAIIGQAFPYTPIANPRWQTPNWSFGIQEDNMQKTVDAARAAGAKVVVVLSHNGMDVDLKMASRIRGIDAIMGGHTHDGMPAPVIVRNDGGQTLVTNAGSNGKYLGVLDFDVKNGKIADFRYKLLPVFANLLPADKEMQALIDKARAPYLAKLGEKLAITEGTLYRRGNFNGTFDQLILDALMKVKDAEIAFSPGFRWGTSLLPGQPILMEHVLDQTAITYPWTTVTNMSGAMIKTVLEDVCDNLFNPDPYYQQGGDMVRVGGLQYTCDPTGKMGSRIQNMMLRGQPVDPAKIYKVAGWAPVSEEAKNSGEPIWDVVATYLRDIKTVKPVHLNLPSLKGVVNNPGMV, from the coding sequence ATGAGCATGAATCGTCGGGAGTTCCTGCAGGTCATGGCCGTCGCTGCGGCTGGTGGCATGAGCCTGCACAGTGATTTTGTCCTGGCCGAGAAGGGCGCGGCCAAATTGTATGACCTGCCCAAATTTGGCAACGTCAGCCTGCTGCACATCACTGACTGCCACGCCCAGTTGTTGCCGATTTATTTCCGTGAGCCGAACGTCAATCTTGGCTTCGGTGATCAGTTCGGCAAGGTGCCACACTTGGTTGGCGACCATCTGCTCAAGCATTTCGGCTTTAAACCGAACAGTATTGAGGCCCATGCCTACACGTATCTGAATTTCGAAAAAGCAGCCCAGACCTACGGCAAAGTGGGTGGTTTTGCGCACCTTGCCACGTTGGTCAAGCGCATGAAGGCGACTCGTCCTGGCGCATTGCTGCTTGATGGTGGCGATACATGGCAGGGGTCCGGGACGGCATTGTGGTCGAATGCCCAGGATATGGTCGATGCCTGCAAGGCGCTCGGCGTCAATGTAATGACGCTGCACTGGGAGTCGACTTATGGTGAAGAGCGGGTCAAGGAAATCGAGGAAAAAGATTTCGCCGGTCAAATTGATATCGTTGCCCAGAACGTCAAAACGACTGATTTTGGAGATCCTGTTTTCAAGCCATTCGTGATGAAGAATATGAATGGCGTGCCGGTTGCCATCATCGGGCAGGCTTTCCCCTATACGCCAATCGCCAATCCGCGCTGGCAAACGCCCAATTGGAGCTTTGGCATCCAGGAAGACAACATGCAGAAAACGGTTGATGCCGCCCGTGCTGCCGGGGCCAAGGTTGTCGTCGTGTTGTCGCACAACGGCATGGATGTCGATTTGAAGATGGCATCGCGTATCCGTGGCATTGACGCCATCATGGGAGGACACACGCACGATGGCATGCCGGCCCCGGTGATCGTCAGGAATGACGGCGGACAGACGCTGGTAACCAATGCCGGTTCAAATGGAAAGTATCTTGGTGTGCTCGATTTTGATGTGAAAAACGGGAAAATTGCTGACTTCCGTTACAAGTTGCTGCCCGTCTTCGCCAATCTGTTGCCGGCGGACAAGGAAATGCAGGCGCTGATTGACAAGGCGAGGGCGCCTTATCTTGCAAAACTCGGTGAGAAACTGGCAATTACCGAAGGCACCCTGTATCGCCGGGGGAATTTCAACGGCACTTTCGATCAGCTGATCCTTGATGCGCTGATGAAGGTCAAAGATGCTGAAATTGCCTTCTCTCCCGGTTTTCGCTGGGGAACCTCATTGTTGCCGGGGCAGCCGATCCTGATGGAGCATGTCCTGGACCAGACGGCAATTACCTATCCATGGACAACCGTCACCAACATGAGCGGGGCGATGATCAAGACCGTGCTCGAAGATGTGTGCGACAACTTGTTCAATCCCGATCCTTATTACCAGCAGGGCGGTGACATGGTTCGCGTGGGCGGCCTGCAATATACCTGTGATCCAACCGGGAAAATGGGCAGCAGAATCCAGAACATGATGTTGCGCGGTCAACCGGTAGATCCGGCCAAAATCTATAAAGTTGCCGGCTGGGCACCTGTCTCGGAAGAGGCCAAAAACTCTGGGGAACCGATCTGGGATGTGGTGGCGACCTATCTGCGTGACATCAAGACCGTCAAGCCCGTGCACTTGAACCTGCCTTCACTGAAAGGCGTCGTGAACAATCCGGGAATGGTCTGA
- the soxX gene encoding sulfur oxidation c-type cytochrome SoxX, protein MKPKIAIFSLMTVAATPVFAGSPADIPGGKHAGEAERMFLGSFRADNPKYWMTRLVQDETMKTCGEYRDNPPRKIGEKLEKLNKATIRYPVDGKLIGDWKEGEKLAAVGTGGHIGFIQPDPADRVRGGNCYACHELAKKEVAYGTIGPSLHHFSKLRGTSDEIVKYAYDKIYNSNSFTACTNMPRFGLHSWLTPEQITHLVAFLVDPESPVNKD, encoded by the coding sequence ATGAAACCGAAAATTGCCATTTTTTCCTTGATGACCGTAGCAGCCACGCCTGTTTTTGCCGGCAGTCCAGCGGATATTCCAGGGGGCAAGCATGCCGGGGAGGCTGAACGGATGTTCCTGGGTTCGTTCCGGGCCGACAATCCAAAATACTGGATGACTCGCCTGGTGCAGGATGAAACGATGAAAACCTGCGGTGAGTATCGCGATAACCCGCCTCGAAAAATCGGCGAGAAGCTGGAAAAACTCAACAAAGCCACAATTCGCTACCCGGTCGATGGCAAGCTGATTGGTGACTGGAAAGAGGGCGAAAAGCTGGCAGCCGTCGGTACCGGTGGGCACATTGGTTTTATCCAGCCAGATCCCGCAGACCGTGTGCGAGGCGGGAATTGCTACGCTTGCCATGAGTTGGCCAAGAAAGAAGTGGCTTACGGGACGATAGGCCCGAGCTTGCACCACTTTAGCAAGCTGCGCGGAACCTCCGATGAAATCGTCAAATACGCCTACGACAAGATATACAACTCGAACTCGTTTACGGCGTGTACCAACATGCCCCGTTTCGGCCTGCACAGTTGGCTGACGCCGGAGCAGATCACTCACCTCGTGGCTTTCTTGGTCGATCCGGAATCGCCGGTGAATAAAGACTGA
- the soxA gene encoding sulfur oxidation c-type cytochrome SoxA codes for MTHRLLVYSVGMALSACFSGLLMAQDRVADELAKYREALADGNPADLLEVKGEGLWSEKRGPKKASLEQCDMGLGPGKLDGAYAQLPKYFKDTNKVMDVESRLVHCMVSLQGFKQEEVTRNWYSKPGTESDIEALVTFIGAKSNGKPINVPAVHPAEAKMAKMGEYIFYRRAGPQDFSCAICHGQEGKRIRLQELGNLTTQDGAGTAMKTWPSYRVSQGAVWTMQRRLIDCMRQARWPEPNYLADSVIALETYLQKTATGTVMETPGIKR; via the coding sequence ATGACCCATCGATTACTTGTTTATTCGGTTGGAATGGCACTTTCTGCCTGTTTTTCCGGGCTGCTGATGGCTCAGGACAGAGTTGCCGATGAGCTGGCTAAATATCGTGAAGCGCTGGCCGATGGCAATCCGGCTGATTTGCTCGAAGTGAAAGGCGAGGGCTTGTGGTCCGAAAAGCGCGGTCCGAAAAAGGCCTCGCTGGAGCAATGCGACATGGGCCTTGGCCCCGGCAAGCTGGATGGTGCTTATGCCCAGTTGCCCAAGTATTTCAAGGATACCAACAAGGTAATGGACGTTGAATCCCGCCTGGTGCATTGCATGGTGAGCTTGCAAGGCTTCAAGCAGGAGGAGGTGACAAGGAACTGGTATTCAAAGCCGGGGACTGAGTCTGATATCGAGGCGCTGGTGACTTTCATCGGGGCAAAATCGAATGGCAAGCCGATCAATGTTCCTGCCGTGCATCCCGCTGAAGCAAAGATGGCCAAGATGGGCGAGTACATTTTTTACCGCCGCGCCGGGCCGCAGGATTTTTCCTGCGCAATCTGCCATGGCCAGGAAGGCAAGCGTATTCGATTGCAGGAACTCGGCAACCTGACCACCCAGGATGGTGCCGGCACGGCAATGAAAACCTGGCCGTCCTATCGCGTCTCCCAAGGTGCGGTGTGGACCATGCAGCGGCGGCTGATCGACTGCATGCGCCAGGCTCGCTGGCCGGAGCCCAATTATCTGGCTGATTCGGTCATCGCCCTGGAAACCTATCTGCAAAAAACGGCGACTGGCACGGTCATGGAAACGCCGGGCATCAAGCGTTGA